Proteins co-encoded in one uncultured Draconibacterium sp. genomic window:
- the rimP gene encoding ribosome assembly cofactor RimP, giving the protein MIAKQRIIDLVNERLDDQMFIIDVAISSANDINVYVDGFNGITIEQCIAVSRNVEHNLDRDEEDFSLQVSSPGLTESFKVKQQYEKYTGKEIEVLTAENEKLKGLLLENSEDGIVLETSKREKVEGHKKKQLVVKKHILKYDEIKSAKAVISFK; this is encoded by the coding sequence ATGATAGCAAAACAAAGAATTATAGATTTGGTAAATGAACGTCTTGATGATCAGATGTTTATTATTGATGTGGCAATAAGTTCGGCCAACGACATTAATGTGTACGTTGATGGATTTAACGGCATCACTATCGAACAATGTATTGCTGTCAGTCGTAACGTAGAGCACAATCTCGACAGGGATGAAGAGGATTTTTCGTTGCAGGTTTCGTCGCCGGGACTAACCGAAAGCTTTAAAGTTAAGCAGCAATACGAAAAATATACCGGCAAAGAGATTGAGGTTTTAACAGCCGAAAATGAGAAATTGAAAGGGCTGCTTTTGGAAAATAGTGAGGATGGCATAGTACTTGAGACTTCGAAGCGCGAAAAAGTGGAGGGGCACAAGAAAAAGCAATTGGTAGTAAAAAAACATATTTTAAAATACGACGAAATAAAAAGTGCGAAAGCGGTTATTTCATTTAAATAA
- a CDS encoding HD domain-containing protein, producing MSYLVFPGANHTRFEHAIGTVHLMRQAISVLKIKGHEITDEEAEAVTIAILLHDIGHAPFSHVLENTLVNISHEEISLMLMQELNRQFSGKLDLAIKVFTNNYKKQFLHQLVASQLDMDRLDYLSRDSFFTGVVEGTIGIDRIIKMLNVHNDQLVVDVKGIYSIEKFLISRRLMYWQVYLHKTVVAAEFLLINVLKRAREIIINGGELFVTPTLKVFLTNNFTPEDFRSNIKIQEKNVLQWYTLLDDNDILISIKEWQNHPDPVLSEMAKNITNRKLPRTKFSEKPISPTKEQKYLKQIENQIISDPELAKYFLMTGIITNNAYNKHDENISVLYKDGTVKEINDASDINLSALSKTVKKYFVCYPKELDIY from the coding sequence ATGTCTTATCTTGTTTTTCCGGGCGCAAACCACACGCGTTTTGAGCACGCTATAGGCACAGTACATTTAATGCGCCAGGCTATTTCTGTACTAAAAATTAAAGGGCATGAGATTACCGACGAAGAAGCAGAAGCTGTTACCATTGCCATTTTATTGCACGATATTGGACATGCTCCTTTTTCGCATGTACTGGAAAATACGTTGGTAAATATTTCGCACGAAGAAATCTCATTGATGCTGATGCAGGAACTGAACCGGCAATTTAGCGGAAAACTGGATTTGGCCATCAAAGTCTTTACCAATAATTACAAAAAGCAGTTTTTACACCAACTTGTTGCCAGCCAACTAGATATGGATCGACTGGATTACCTAAGCCGCGATAGCTTTTTTACTGGCGTAGTTGAAGGAACCATTGGTATCGACCGCATTATAAAAATGCTAAATGTTCACAACGACCAGCTGGTAGTTGATGTAAAAGGAATTTACTCTATTGAAAAATTCCTGATCTCGCGACGACTGATGTACTGGCAGGTTTACCTCCACAAAACAGTTGTGGCTGCCGAGTTCTTACTAATAAATGTATTAAAACGTGCGCGGGAAATTATTATAAACGGGGGTGAACTGTTTGTAACACCTACCTTAAAAGTTTTCTTAACAAATAACTTTACTCCTGAAGATTTTCGTTCAAACATTAAAATACAAGAGAAAAATGTATTGCAGTGGTATACGCTGCTCGACGACAACGACATTTTGATCTCGATAAAAGAATGGCAAAATCATCCTGATCCGGTTTTATCGGAAATGGCAAAAAATATAACAAACCGAAAATTACCCCGAACAAAATTCAGCGAGAAACCTATTTCTCCGACAAAAGAACAGAAGTATTTAAAGCAAATAGAGAACCAGATAATTTCCGATCCAGAACTGGCCAAATACTTCCTGATGACGGGCATTATAACCAACAACGCCTACAACAAACACGATGAAAATATTTCGGTTTTATACAAGGATGGAACAGTGAAAGAAATTAACGATGCATCGGATATAAACCTGTCTGCACTATCGAAAACAGTGAAGAAGTATTTTGTGTGTTATCCTAAAGAATTGGACATTTACTAG
- the lpxD gene encoding UDP-3-O-(3-hydroxymyristoyl)glucosamine N-acyltransferase has protein sequence MDFKATDIASFLNGEIVGDGDGDARVSNVSKIEDGKPGTLAFLANPKYEHYIYETKASVVLVNKSFTPKENISATLIKVDDAYQAFASLLELYVQAKASMKQGIEQPCYIAESATRGEDGYVGAFAYIGNNAKIGSNVKIYPQVHVGDNVKIGDDCILYPGAKIYDDCVIGNRCIIHSGAVIGADGFGFAPQKDGTYKKIHQIGNAVLEDDVEIGANTTIDCGTMESTIIRKGVKLDNLIQIAHNVEVGDNTVMAAQTGVSGSAKVGKNCMFGGQVGLGGHITIGNNVTLGAQSGVVSNLKSNQTLLGSPAIEIKTAMRAYVLLKDLPEIRRDVLQLKKTINTDKKN, from the coding sequence ATGGATTTTAAAGCTACGGATATCGCCTCTTTTTTGAATGGAGAAATTGTTGGTGATGGTGATGGTGATGCAAGAGTATCAAATGTTTCAAAGATAGAGGACGGAAAACCAGGCACATTGGCTTTCCTTGCCAATCCTAAATACGAGCACTACATTTACGAAACCAAAGCCTCGGTGGTATTGGTTAATAAAAGTTTTACTCCAAAGGAAAATATTTCTGCAACCCTTATAAAAGTCGACGATGCCTATCAGGCCTTTGCGTCGCTACTCGAGTTATATGTACAAGCGAAAGCCAGTATGAAACAGGGAATTGAGCAACCTTGCTACATTGCCGAAAGTGCAACACGTGGCGAAGACGGTTACGTAGGGGCCTTTGCCTATATTGGTAATAACGCTAAAATCGGGAGTAACGTAAAAATATACCCACAGGTACATGTAGGCGACAATGTAAAAATTGGCGACGATTGTATATTGTACCCGGGTGCAAAAATTTACGACGATTGTGTTATCGGCAACCGCTGCATCATACACTCAGGAGCAGTAATCGGCGCCGATGGTTTTGGTTTTGCACCTCAGAAAGATGGAACTTACAAAAAGATCCACCAAATTGGCAACGCCGTTTTAGAAGACGATGTTGAAATTGGTGCCAACACCACTATCGACTGTGGCACAATGGAATCTACCATTATCAGAAAAGGTGTAAAACTCGACAACCTCATTCAAATTGCACATAACGTTGAAGTTGGCGACAACACTGTAATGGCTGCACAAACCGGCGTTTCAGGATCGGCCAAAGTCGGTAAAAACTGTATGTTTGGTGGTCAGGTTGGTTTAGGCGGGCACATTACCATTGGCAACAATGTTACGCTTGGGGCTCAATCGGGCGTTGTTTCAAACTTAAAGAGCAACCAAACACTTCTTGGCTCTCCAGCCATTGAAATTAAAACAGCCATGCGCGCTTATGTACTTCTGAAAGACCTACCGGAAATTCGGCGCGATGTGCTTCAGCTCAAAAAAACAATCAATACAGACAAAAAAAATTAA
- a CDS encoding bifunctional UDP-3-O-[3-hydroxymyristoyl] N-acetylglucosamine deacetylase/3-hydroxyacyl-ACP dehydratase has translation MVVKQKTLENSFKIEGKGLHTGVNVTMNFLPAPENHGFKFKRVDLENQPIIDADVDLVIDTSRGTLLEKDGARIGTIEHALAALVGMDLDNVLIEVNNEEAPIIDGSSKYFVEAIEKAGVVEQEAERDYFEISEKVEMFDEKSGSHIIALPDNDYSLNVMISFQSAVLNNQYATLESIKDFKTEIAECRTFVFLREIEFLLNHNLIKGGDLNNAIVIIDKEISQEELDRLADLTNHPRVEVKPQGILNNLDLHFNNECARHKLLDVVGDLALLGKRIKGRIIASKPGHGPNTMFAATLKKQLKKEADAAPKCNPNDEPLMDVNRIRELLPHRYPFLLVDKVVCIHEDEIVGVKNVTVNEPFFQGHFPNEPIMPGVLLVEAMAQCGGLLVLNKQEGQFSTYFIRIDNVKFRKKVVPGDTLIFKLKLTSPIRRGIANMKGTTYVGDKIVAEGEFMAQIVKK, from the coding sequence ATGGTTGTAAAACAAAAAACATTAGAAAACTCTTTTAAAATTGAGGGGAAAGGATTACACACCGGTGTTAATGTAACAATGAATTTTTTGCCGGCCCCGGAGAATCATGGTTTTAAATTTAAACGTGTTGACCTGGAAAACCAGCCAATTATTGATGCTGACGTAGACCTTGTAATCGACACATCGCGCGGAACACTTCTTGAAAAAGACGGTGCGCGAATAGGAACAATCGAGCATGCACTTGCCGCATTGGTAGGAATGGATCTCGACAATGTTCTAATTGAAGTTAATAACGAAGAAGCTCCGATTATCGACGGGAGCTCGAAATATTTTGTTGAAGCCATTGAGAAAGCTGGCGTTGTTGAGCAGGAAGCTGAGCGCGACTATTTCGAAATCAGCGAAAAAGTCGAAATGTTCGACGAGAAATCAGGCTCGCACATTATTGCGCTGCCCGACAACGATTACAGTTTAAATGTAATGATCTCGTTTCAGTCGGCAGTACTGAATAATCAATACGCTACGCTGGAATCGATCAAAGATTTCAAAACTGAAATTGCCGAGTGCAGAACATTTGTTTTTCTTCGAGAGATTGAATTTTTACTGAACCACAACCTCATAAAAGGTGGCGATCTGAATAATGCAATTGTTATTATCGATAAAGAGATCAGCCAGGAAGAGCTCGACCGTTTAGCAGATCTTACCAATCATCCGCGAGTTGAAGTGAAACCGCAAGGTATTCTAAATAATCTTGATCTGCATTTCAACAATGAATGTGCCCGCCACAAATTGCTCGATGTAGTTGGCGACCTGGCTCTGCTGGGCAAGCGCATAAAAGGTAGAATTATTGCATCGAAACCGGGACACGGGCCAAACACAATGTTTGCCGCTACCCTGAAAAAACAGTTGAAAAAAGAGGCTGACGCAGCTCCAAAATGCAATCCAAACGACGAGCCATTAATGGACGTTAACCGAATAAGAGAACTGCTTCCGCATCGTTACCCGTTCTTACTGGTAGATAAAGTAGTTTGCATTCACGAAGACGAAATAGTTGGCGTTAAAAACGTTACGGTAAACGAACCCTTTTTTCAGGGACATTTCCCCAATGAGCCTATAATGCCGGGAGTTTTACTGGTTGAAGCAATGGCACAATGCGGTGGTTTGCTGGTACTCAACAAACAAGAGGGACAATTTTCAACCTATTTCATTCGAATTGATAATGTTAAATTCAGAAAGAAAGTTGTTCCTGGCGACACACTGATTTTCAAATTAAAACTAACTTCGCCGATTAGAAGAGGAATTGCCAACATGAAAGGCACAACATATGTTGGCGATAAAATTGTTGCCGAAGGTGAATTTATGGCACAAATTGTAAAAAAGTAG
- the lpxA gene encoding acyl-ACP--UDP-N-acetylglucosamine O-acyltransferase — translation MKQPLAYVHPDAKVADNVVIEPFVSIDHDVEIGEGTRIGSSVTILPGTRIGKNCKIFPGAVIGAAPQDLKFQGEYSTVEIGDNNTIREFVTINRGTSAKGKTVIGNNNLLMAYVHVAHDCKVGNNIILVNNVQLAGEVQVDDWAILGGMSAVHQFVRIGSHVMISGGSLVRKDVPPFIKAGREPLSYVGINSIGLRRRQYNNDKIREVQDIYRYIYQKGLNTAQAVEIIEAEMPATPERDEVLLFVKDSKRGIIRGYFPD, via the coding sequence ATGAAACAACCATTAGCTTATGTCCATCCCGATGCAAAAGTTGCTGATAATGTAGTTATCGAGCCTTTTGTTTCAATTGATCATGATGTTGAAATCGGCGAAGGGACAAGAATTGGTTCAAGCGTAACTATTTTACCCGGAACACGCATTGGAAAGAATTGCAAGATTTTTCCGGGTGCTGTAATTGGTGCTGCACCTCAAGACTTAAAGTTCCAGGGAGAATATTCAACCGTTGAAATTGGCGACAATAACACCATTCGCGAGTTTGTGACCATTAACAGAGGTACTTCGGCAAAAGGCAAAACTGTAATTGGTAATAACAACCTTTTAATGGCATACGTACACGTTGCTCACGATTGTAAAGTTGGTAACAACATTATTTTAGTGAACAATGTACAATTGGCTGGCGAAGTTCAGGTTGACGACTGGGCCATCCTTGGTGGTATGTCGGCTGTTCACCAGTTTGTAAGAATCGGATCGCACGTTATGATTTCGGGTGGATCGTTGGTTCGTAAAGACGTTCCTCCTTTTATTAAAGCAGGTCGCGAACCACTTTCGTACGTTGGTATTAACTCGATTGGCTTACGTCGCCGTCAGTATAACAACGACAAAATTCGTGAAGTACAGGACATTTACCGTTACATCTACCAAAAAGGATTAAACACGGCACAGGCTGTTGAGATTATTGAGGCAGAAATGCCTGCAACTCCTGAGCGCGACGAAGTTCTTCTTTTTGTAAAAGACTCTAAACGTGGTATTATTCGTGGTTATTTCCCGGATTAA
- a CDS encoding TlpA disulfide reductase family protein, protein MKKLMFFTLCIFTVCYSHAQKIIKNPAVGFSSTSNVSIKNLEISDTATVIDFRTEATPGTWILIPKESYIQPVGREKLFLSSAEGIPVNKQYIMPDSGAVHYQLVFPPIADTVKTIDYGEANPGGSWFLYDIALSSEAGDNLLPNNYFGAWTDATSGELKYYISGKNVVTDMCLWNIQAFDGSAKKGELTISDGKEQKALFLKQEKDGNVLIGDSKKSLHPYTKNETASVKADVSEYTLPVFNLDSVTYSGCVLNYKPRYGQKTGNIYVNNILTGSQETYLVEIQDDGSFSTTFPFYYPHGVFVRMPNYYSSVHLEPGAHLFHIIIPNKEGGVFMGDCAAVNTDLAKVTKLARMDYREMQKKILDMDLEAYKAYCLGFAEKGLQELDRLKNAGEINAKAYQIKKFDIEYNAMSNAMEYDWNYESAYREKNKIPRSQRDLGIEIEKPEAAYYDFITPEIIENPFAVISNNFDTFYNRLKYLPLLRKNQMIVHENLLLKMDDSEFTPDELVLINQLKEIDRLGVSSGLKELERSTMNANVDFYRKYSSEMKTFTKENNQNYDIEKFAEYLRGKGFKLSESEMGLIANQKKIAESDYGKKRTAFYTDNSEAIQELSKAKKDELNKLADLQREEQRNENMEKHFGVGRGFATDVFLSEDVCRKVVEELTPLSDSNLKEAKQRITTPFIADYIQLMNDNTIEKINNTKHGENSIVNDVPKTKAEEIFDAILKKYRGNVVLVDFWATWCGPCRSAIQRISPLKEELKDEDVVFVYITNPSSPEGTYNNMIKTIDGEHYRVSQDEWNYLCGQFNITGIPHYTLVGKQGQVVNPHLSHGLSNEGLKQIFRENY, encoded by the coding sequence ATGAAGAAACTAATGTTTTTTACCCTATGCATTTTTACTGTATGTTATTCCCATGCACAAAAAATTATTAAAAACCCGGCAGTAGGCTTTAGTAGCACTTCAAATGTTTCCATTAAGAACCTGGAGATAAGTGACACAGCTACCGTTATCGATTTTAGAACTGAAGCGACTCCGGGAACATGGATTTTAATTCCCAAGGAATCCTACATTCAGCCAGTTGGCCGCGAAAAGCTTTTTCTTTCTTCTGCTGAAGGAATACCGGTTAATAAGCAGTATATAATGCCCGATTCGGGAGCGGTTCATTATCAGCTTGTGTTTCCTCCAATTGCTGATACAGTGAAAACCATCGATTATGGCGAAGCAAATCCTGGCGGCTCTTGGTTTTTGTATGATATTGCCCTCTCTTCAGAAGCAGGAGATAATTTATTGCCCAATAACTATTTTGGTGCGTGGACTGATGCGACAAGTGGTGAACTGAAATATTATATTTCTGGGAAAAATGTAGTAACTGATATGTGCCTGTGGAATATTCAGGCTTTTGATGGATCGGCAAAGAAGGGAGAGTTGACAATCTCAGATGGTAAGGAACAGAAAGCTCTTTTTCTGAAACAAGAAAAGGACGGAAACGTGTTAATTGGAGATTCAAAGAAATCACTTCACCCTTATACAAAAAATGAAACTGCATCTGTAAAAGCTGATGTTTCAGAATATACACTTCCTGTTTTTAATCTGGATTCAGTTACTTACTCGGGCTGTGTGTTAAACTACAAGCCTCGCTACGGGCAAAAAACCGGTAATATATATGTTAATAATATTCTTACCGGCTCACAAGAAACATATTTAGTAGAAATCCAGGATGATGGTTCGTTTTCCACTACTTTTCCATTTTATTATCCGCATGGCGTGTTTGTTAGAATGCCGAATTATTATAGTTCCGTTCATCTCGAACCGGGGGCTCATCTGTTTCATATAATTATACCCAATAAAGAAGGTGGTGTTTTTATGGGAGATTGTGCTGCTGTAAATACTGATCTTGCAAAGGTGACTAAGCTGGCCCGAATGGATTATAGGGAAATGCAAAAGAAAATCCTGGATATGGACTTGGAGGCTTATAAAGCTTATTGTTTAGGGTTTGCAGAAAAGGGACTTCAGGAACTTGATCGACTAAAAAATGCCGGTGAAATAAATGCAAAAGCATATCAAATAAAGAAATTTGATATTGAATATAATGCAATGAGCAATGCAATGGAATATGATTGGAATTATGAGAGTGCTTATCGCGAAAAAAATAAAATTCCACGGTCTCAGCGTGATTTAGGTATAGAAATAGAAAAACCGGAAGCAGCGTATTATGACTTTATTACACCTGAAATTATTGAAAATCCCTTTGCTGTAATCAGTAATAATTTCGATACATTTTATAACCGTCTGAAGTATCTTCCGCTACTTAGAAAGAACCAGATGATTGTGCATGAAAATTTATTGCTGAAAATGGATGATAGCGAATTTACGCCCGATGAATTAGTTTTAATTAATCAATTAAAGGAAATTGACAGATTGGGAGTTAGTTCGGGGCTCAAAGAACTTGAGCGAAGTACAATGAATGCTAATGTTGATTTTTATCGTAAATATTCGAGTGAAATGAAAACATTCACGAAAGAGAATAATCAGAATTACGACATTGAAAAATTTGCCGAATATTTAAGAGGAAAGGGCTTTAAGCTCTCTGAGTCAGAGATGGGGCTTATTGCAAATCAAAAAAAGATTGCAGAATCGGATTACGGCAAAAAGCGTACTGCATTTTATACCGATAATTCTGAGGCCATACAGGAGCTATCAAAAGCCAAAAAGGATGAACTTAATAAGCTTGCCGACTTACAACGTGAAGAACAGAGAAATGAAAATATGGAAAAACATTTTGGTGTAGGTCGGGGATTTGCTACTGATGTATTTTTATCCGAAGATGTCTGCCGAAAGGTAGTGGAAGAGTTAACTCCTCTCTCTGATTCTAATTTAAAAGAAGCTAAGCAACGGATTACAACACCTTTTATAGCCGATTATATCCAATTGATGAATGACAATACAATTGAAAAAATCAATAATACGAAACATGGGGAGAATTCAATTGTGAACGATGTTCCCAAGACAAAAGCCGAGGAAATTTTTGATGCGATACTGAAAAAGTACCGGGGAAATGTAGTTTTAGTTGACTTTTGGGCAACCTGGTGCGGACCTTGCCGCTCGGCCATTCAACGTATTTCGCCTCTTAAAGAAGAGCTGAAAGATGAAGATGTAGTGTTTGTTTACATCACAAATCCAAGTTCGCCTGAGGGAACTTACAATAACATGATTAAAACTATTGATGGAGAACATTACAGGGTTTCTCAGGATGAATGGAATTACTTGTGTGGGCAATTTAATATCACAGGTATTCCGCATTATACATTAGTAGGTAAACAGGGACAAGTAGTTAATCCGCATTTATCCCATGGCTTAAGTAATGAAGGGTTAAAACAAATATTCAGGGAGAATTATTAG
- the thiL gene encoding thiamine-phosphate kinase, whose product MDKERKQTNISELGEFGLIDRLTKAITIKNDSTIKGIGDDAAILDFKEKQVVVSSDLLTEGIHFNLMYVPLKHLGYKAVVVNLSDILAMNAIPKQVTVSMAVSGKFSVEALEELYEGIHLACEQYNVDLVGGDTTSSLTGLTLSITAIGEAEKDDIVMRSGAKPNDILCVSGDLGGAYMGLQLLERENEVFKVNENMQPKLDGYDYILERQLKPEARGDIIAAFKRLGIKPTSMIDISDGLSSEIMHLCKNSGVGCSLFEDKVPMDYQTKQMAEEFNINPLVAALNGGEDYELLFTLPLDDYEKIKNDPDFTVIGHMTEAAEGVNLQTTGGSSIPLEAQGWNHGNK is encoded by the coding sequence ATGGATAAAGAAAGAAAACAAACGAATATTTCAGAGCTGGGAGAGTTTGGTTTAATCGACCGATTAACTAAGGCCATTACTATAAAAAACGACAGTACGATTAAAGGAATTGGCGATGATGCTGCGATTCTGGATTTTAAGGAAAAACAAGTAGTTGTTTCCTCTGATCTGCTGACCGAAGGCATTCATTTTAACCTGATGTATGTTCCGCTAAAACACCTTGGTTACAAGGCTGTGGTTGTAAATTTGTCGGACATTCTTGCTATGAATGCCATCCCGAAACAGGTGACGGTAAGCATGGCCGTTTCAGGAAAATTTTCGGTGGAGGCTTTGGAGGAATTGTACGAAGGAATTCACCTGGCCTGCGAGCAGTATAATGTTGATTTGGTGGGTGGGGATACTACCAGTTCGTTAACAGGATTAACGCTCAGTATTACCGCTATTGGTGAAGCTGAAAAAGACGATATTGTGATGCGAAGTGGCGCAAAACCGAACGACATTTTATGTGTGTCGGGCGATTTGGGTGGCGCCTACATGGGACTTCAGTTACTTGAGCGCGAAAATGAAGTTTTTAAAGTGAATGAGAACATGCAGCCCAAGCTGGATGGTTATGATTATATTCTGGAACGTCAATTAAAACCAGAGGCCAGGGGAGATATTATTGCCGCTTTTAAACGTTTGGGAATAAAGCCTACCTCAATGATTGATATTTCGGATGGTTTGTCGTCGGAAATTATGCATTTGTGTAAAAACTCGGGTGTTGGTTGTAGCTTGTTTGAAGATAAGGTGCCGATGGATTACCAAACCAAACAAATGGCAGAGGAGTTCAATATCAATCCTTTGGTGGCAGCTTTAAACGGTGGCGAAGATTACGAATTGTTGTTTACACTGCCACTTGATGATTACGAGAAAATAAAAAATGATCCTGATTTCACTGTTATCGGTCATATGACAGAGGCGGCTGAAGGGGTTAATCTGCAAACAACAGGAGGCTCTTCAATTCCGCTGGAAGCTCAGGGCTGGAATCATGGAAATAAATAA
- the sufB gene encoding Fe-S cluster assembly protein SufB: MEEQDKILNDVTQGEYKYGFVTDIETDIIEKGLNEDVIRLISAKKEEPEFMLNFRLEAYRKWLKMKMPNWAYLKVPPIDFQAISYYAAPKNGPKYESLDEVDPELIDTFNKLGIPLEEQKHLAGVAVDAVIDSVSVKTTFKETLAEKGIIFCSFSEAVKEHPDLVKKYLGQAVPVADNYFAALNSAVFSDGSFCYIPKGVRCPMELSTYFRINSANTGQFERTLIVADDDSYVSYLEGCTAPMRDENQLHAAVVEIITLDRAEVKYSTVQNWYPGDKNGKGGIYNFVTKRGICRGVSSKISWTQVETGSAITWKYPSCILMGDNSIGEFNSVAVTNNHQQADTGSKMIHIGRNTKSTIISKGISAGKSENSYRGLVKVMPKATNSRNFSQCDSLLLNDTCGAHTFPYIEVGNKSSVVEHEATTSKIGEDQIFYCNQRGIDTETAIGMIVNGYAKEVLNKLPMEFAVEAQKLLQISLEGSVG; encoded by the coding sequence ATGGAAGAACAAGATAAAATATTGAATGACGTAACGCAAGGCGAATATAAATACGGTTTTGTTACCGATATTGAAACTGATATTATCGAAAAAGGCCTTAATGAAGACGTAATTCGCTTGATATCTGCCAAAAAGGAAGAACCGGAATTTATGTTGAATTTCAGGTTGGAAGCTTACCGGAAATGGCTAAAAATGAAAATGCCGAATTGGGCTTATTTAAAAGTTCCGCCCATTGATTTTCAAGCAATAAGTTATTACGCAGCCCCTAAAAATGGCCCAAAATATGAAAGTCTTGACGAGGTTGATCCGGAATTGATTGACACATTTAACAAACTGGGTATTCCGCTGGAAGAACAAAAACATTTGGCAGGAGTTGCCGTTGATGCTGTTATCGACTCGGTTTCTGTAAAAACAACTTTTAAAGAAACTTTAGCAGAAAAAGGAATTATATTCTGTTCGTTCTCGGAAGCAGTGAAAGAACATCCTGATTTGGTAAAAAAATACCTGGGACAGGCTGTTCCTGTAGCCGACAACTATTTTGCAGCTTTGAATTCGGCCGTATTTAGCGACGGTTCGTTCTGTTACATTCCCAAAGGCGTTCGTTGCCCAATGGAATTATCAACGTACTTCAGAATTAACTCAGCCAACACCGGTCAATTTGAGCGAACACTTATTGTGGCCGACGACGATAGTTACGTAAGTTACCTCGAAGGTTGTACAGCTCCAATGCGCGACGAAAATCAGTTACACGCTGCGGTAGTTGAGATTATCACACTCGACCGTGCTGAAGTAAAATATTCAACTGTTCAGAACTGGTATCCGGGCGATAAAAACGGAAAAGGCGGTATTTACAACTTTGTAACCAAACGTGGTATTTGCCGTGGTGTATCGTCAAAAATTAGCTGGACTCAGGTAGAAACCGGTTCGGCAATTACCTGGAAATACCCAAGTTGTATTCTGATGGGCGACAATTCTATTGGTGAATTCAACTCAGTGGCTGTAACCAATAATCATCAACAGGCCGATACCGGATCGAAAATGATCCACATTGGAAGGAATACCAAATCAACAATTATATCAAAAGGCATTTCGGCCGGTAAAAGCGAAAACTCGTACCGTGGGTTGGTAAAAGTAATGCCAAAGGCTACAAACTCGCGAAACTTCTCGCAGTGTGATTCATTGTTGTTGAATGACACCTGTGGTGCACATACTTTCCCGTACATCGAAGTTGGAAACAAATCATCGGTTGTTGAGCACGAGGCTACAACGTCGAAAATTGGTGAAGACCAGATTTTTTACTGCAACCAGCGTGGAATCGATACAGAAACCGCAATTGGAATGATTGTTAACGGTTACGCCAAAGAAGTGCTAAACAAACTTCCAATGGAGTTTGCCGTTGAGGCGCAAAAGCTTCTGCAAATCAGTCTTGAAGGTAGTGTAGGATAA
- the sufC gene encoding Fe-S cluster assembly ATPase SufC: MLKIKDLYASVEGMEILKGINLEVKPGEVHAIMGPNGSGKSTLANVLAGKEEYEVTRGEVIYEGEDLLDKSPEERAKDGIFLSFQYPVEIPGVPMVNFLKTSVNEHRKHKGLKELTAGEFLKLMRQKMDLVDMHTKLTNRMVNEGFSGGEKKKNEIFQMALLEPKLAILDETDSGLDIDALKTVANGVNALKSPERSTIVVTHYQRLLDYIVPDFVHILYQGKIVKTAGKELALQLEEKGYDWIKSENGN, from the coding sequence ATGTTAAAAATTAAAGATTTATATGCTTCCGTTGAAGGAATGGAAATCCTGAAGGGAATCAATCTTGAAGTTAAACCCGGCGAAGTTCACGCTATTATGGGACCTAACGGTTCAGGGAAAAGTACACTTGCAAACGTACTTGCCGGAAAAGAAGAATACGAAGTTACACGCGGAGAAGTTATTTACGAAGGAGAAGATCTTCTTGATAAATCTCCTGAAGAACGTGCTAAAGATGGTATCTTTTTAAGTTTCCAGTATCCCGTAGAAATTCCGGGTGTACCAATGGTGAACTTCCTGAAAACTTCAGTTAACGAACACCGGAAGCACAAAGGATTAAAAGAACTTACTGCAGGCGAATTCCTGAAATTGATGCGTCAGAAAATGGATTTGGTTGACATGCATACCAAATTAACCAACCGCATGGTTAACGAAGGATTCTCTGGTGGTGAGAAAAAGAAAAACGAGATTTTCCAGATGGCACTGCTTGAGCCGAAATTAGCTATTCTTGACGAAACAGATTCTGGACTTGATATTGATGCATTAAAAACAGTAGCCAACGGAGTTAACGCGCTAAAATCGCCCGAAAGGTCGACAATTGTGGTAACCCACTACCAGCGCCTGCTCGATTATATTGTACCCGATTTTGTACATATTCTTTACCAGGGAAAAATTGTAAAAACTGCCGGAAAAGAACTGGCTTTACAACTGGAAGAAAAAGGGTACGACTGGATTAAATCAGAAAACGGAAATTAA